In Limosilactobacillus sp. WILCCON 0051, a single window of DNA contains:
- a CDS encoding Fur family transcriptional regulator, whose translation MTDPKAQAMAVLQKNHLRVTKQRKTLIDWLVANPDRYVSVTEVDRHMRQAFPGASHNTVYRNLEEFQEIGLVELSSQSGGMVVKYRCDESHHHHFICQRCGRVQEIQLPTIDWDFLTQQLPGAEITGHNFELYGLCAQCRQRSSH comes from the coding sequence ATGACGGATCCTAAAGCACAAGCCATGGCAGTCTTGCAGAAAAATCATCTGCGCGTCACTAAGCAGCGAAAAACGCTGATTGATTGGTTGGTTGCCAATCCGGATCGCTATGTCAGTGTTACTGAGGTTGACAGGCATATGCGCCAGGCATTTCCTGGGGCCAGCCATAACACGGTCTATCGCAATCTGGAAGAGTTTCAAGAGATCGGCCTGGTTGAATTGAGTTCGCAGTCTGGCGGCATGGTGGTTAAGTATCGCTGTGACGAATCGCATCACCACCATTTTATCTGCCAGCGCTGCGGTCGGGTGCAGGAGATTCAGCTGCCAACGATTGACTGGGACTTTTTGACTCAGCAGCTGCCCGGCGCCGAGATTACGGGACATAACTTTGAGCTGTATGGATTATGTGCTCAGTGTCGTCAGCGGTCTTCGCATTAA
- a CDS encoding type 1 glutamine amidotransferase: MRINVLQHTPNEGPGVISEWAHQRGHEIYVYHPAQFNKLPMADETDMLVILGGPMSPNDDLPWIAKERQLIKELLTQDKPMFGACFGGQQLAMTLGATVKDAPVKEVGWAPVFLKSDVIPDLPKTSTVLHWHQQMFTIPNGAQLLYSSDSLKEQGFVYGHRVVGLQFHFEPLADNVREIVVNDGDYAAGSILNQTPAEIIAHPVPKENAATMFKILDWINE, encoded by the coding sequence ATGAGAATCAACGTTTTACAGCACACCCCCAACGAAGGTCCTGGCGTAATCAGTGAATGGGCACACCAGCGCGGCCACGAGATCTACGTTTATCACCCTGCCCAGTTCAATAAGCTGCCCATGGCTGATGAAACCGACATGCTGGTCATCTTAGGCGGTCCGATGAGTCCTAACGATGATCTGCCCTGGATTGCAAAGGAGCGGCAATTGATCAAAGAACTGCTGACCCAGGACAAGCCAATGTTTGGGGCCTGCTTTGGCGGACAGCAGCTGGCGATGACTTTGGGTGCCACGGTTAAAGACGCGCCCGTTAAAGAAGTCGGCTGGGCTCCCGTCTTCTTAAAGAGCGATGTGATTCCTGATCTGCCCAAGACATCAACCGTTCTGCACTGGCATCAGCAGATGTTTACCATTCCCAATGGCGCTCAGCTGCTTTATTCGTCAGACAGCTTAAAAGAACAGGGCTTTGTCTATGGTCATCGCGTCGTTGGTCTGCAGTTTCACTTTGAGCCGCTGGCCGATAACGTCCGCGAGATCGTAGTCAATGATGGCGACTATGCGGCAGGATCAATTCTTAATCAGACCCCGGCTGAAATCATTGCTCATCCCGTGCCTAAAGAAAATGCCGCGACAATGTTTAAGATCTTGGACTGGATCAACGAATAG
- a CDS encoding VTT domain-containing protein — protein sequence MAKLLYALTHIPQVVLPLFNSLGNWTYVILFSLIFMETGLVVFPWLPGQSLIFVTSSFAALHGAEVKMSILIPGFFIAAVLGDTLNYLIGTRLIKWPWLKRRLAGPTMEKAQLFFSRYGLRAVIFGRFVPLIRTFVPLISGIAKYRFNRFMLGNVLGVAIWVVSGALAGYYLGSIPFVQAHFSTLLLGMVICGSLPAVFFNLIKRIRRHIIERNL from the coding sequence ATGGCTAAGCTCTTGTATGCTTTGACGCATATTCCTCAAGTGGTCCTCCCTTTGTTTAATTCACTGGGAAACTGGACCTACGTCATATTATTTAGCCTGATCTTTATGGAGACTGGTCTGGTTGTTTTTCCTTGGCTGCCGGGACAGTCGCTGATTTTTGTCACGTCTTCGTTTGCCGCTTTGCATGGCGCTGAGGTCAAGATGAGCATTTTAATACCCGGCTTTTTTATCGCGGCCGTGCTGGGCGACACGCTTAACTATCTGATTGGTACCCGCTTGATCAAATGGCCCTGGCTCAAGCGGCGGCTGGCTGGTCCGACCATGGAGAAAGCCCAGCTGTTTTTCAGCAGATATGGTTTGCGGGCGGTCATCTTTGGGCGTTTCGTCCCGCTGATCCGCACCTTTGTCCCGCTGATTTCCGGCATCGCCAAATACCGCTTTAACCGTTTCATGCTTGGCAATGTCTTAGGCGTAGCCATCTGGGTAGTCTCCGGCGCGCTGGCAGGATACTATCTTGGCAGCATTCCATTCGTACAGGCCCATTTTTCAACGCTGCTGCTGGGCATGGTCATCTGCGGATCTTTGCCAGCCGTCTTTTTCAATCTCATCAAACGAATCCGCCGGCATATTATTGAACGCAACCTCTAG
- the helD gene encoding RNA polymerase recycling motor HelD, with amino-acid sequence MTESIQQYEQHHLEQVVKEVRKAEEKASGTIENAKRDVKGLSKQFNDIHMNTTTYSGMMDTAMSVRAQQQMLDERENSWQHAADRLSTLKRLEAKPYFARIDFLEKGAQKPETIYIGLASFSDRPDHFLVYDWRAPISSIYYDGKLGPVTYETPVGKQEVDVRLKRQFQIEDGTIVTLYDTDEAVTDQMLLSALGTHSSTKMKSIVTTIQKTQNEIIRDAKDELLFVQGAAGSGKTAAVLQRVAWLLYRYRGNLTASQVVLFSPNQLFNDYIDQVLPELGEHNMVQMTYFQYVNRRVPRLHVQTLQQRFETSQAAVDQNINRLLTSLSSFKAVGVYARALGQRGLRFRNLMFHGKPFFTKEQIKTIYYSFNRNYNLGNRLDATKDALDHQLRSRVGGAMRSKWAEAAVQSLSKEQMDAMMNNRPREFESEKQEYNFYAKQIVLKEFAPIHRAIRHNMWININAQYLLFLKALPKMVDLQKFDLTEQQWAAFIEKTTQNLKERQISAAGISIYLYLYDLLTGKRGERDIRYVFVDEVQDYDAFQLAYLKFSFPNARFTLLGDLNQAIFTGANSRQLLRQLGTMFDPEKTKVVQLTKSYRSTKQITDFTKHILKDGEKIEAFDRQGKLPSIYQLADLNDAVAQVIAVLKDYQEQHDAVAIIGKTLADSEQIYQLLAEQGVKATLIRTENQRLVDGVLVVPSYLAKGLEFDAVIVWDANDQKYHGDSERQLLYTICSRAMHDLTIVSVGQASQLFADVPSQEYELTDRLS; translated from the coding sequence TTGACAGAATCAATCCAACAATACGAACAGCATCATTTGGAGCAGGTCGTTAAAGAAGTTCGCAAGGCTGAGGAAAAAGCCAGCGGCACGATTGAAAACGCCAAACGGGATGTGAAGGGCCTAAGCAAGCAGTTCAATGATATCCACATGAATACCACGACTTATTCGGGGATGATGGATACGGCCATGTCGGTTCGCGCCCAGCAGCAGATGCTTGACGAGCGGGAAAACAGCTGGCAGCATGCCGCCGATCGTTTGAGTACGCTGAAGCGCTTGGAAGCCAAACCGTATTTTGCCCGCATCGACTTTTTGGAAAAAGGTGCGCAAAAACCTGAAACCATTTATATTGGCCTGGCTTCGTTCTCTGATCGTCCGGACCACTTTCTGGTATATGACTGGCGGGCGCCGATCTCCTCAATCTATTATGACGGCAAGCTGGGACCGGTCACTTATGAAACCCCTGTCGGCAAGCAGGAGGTCGATGTCAGACTCAAGCGCCAGTTCCAGATTGAGGATGGCACGATCGTCACGCTTTATGATACCGATGAGGCTGTAACCGATCAGATGCTGCTGAGCGCCTTGGGAACACACTCCAGCACCAAGATGAAGAGCATCGTAACGACGATTCAAAAAACGCAAAACGAAATCATTCGGGATGCCAAAGACGAATTGCTGTTTGTTCAAGGAGCGGCTGGTTCTGGCAAGACGGCTGCCGTTTTACAGCGCGTGGCTTGGCTGCTGTATCGCTATCGTGGCAATCTGACGGCCAGCCAGGTAGTTTTGTTCAGCCCCAACCAATTGTTCAACGACTATATTGATCAGGTGCTGCCAGAACTGGGCGAGCACAATATGGTTCAAATGACCTACTTCCAATACGTTAATCGGCGGGTGCCAAGACTGCACGTTCAGACGCTGCAGCAGCGCTTTGAAACCAGTCAGGCGGCAGTTGATCAAAATATCAATCGCTTATTGACGAGCTTAAGCAGCTTTAAAGCAGTTGGTGTCTATGCCAGAGCGCTTGGTCAGCGGGGCCTGCGCTTTCGGAATCTGATGTTTCATGGCAAACCGTTTTTTACCAAGGAACAAATCAAGACGATCTATTATTCATTCAATCGCAACTATAACCTGGGCAATCGTCTGGATGCGACCAAAGATGCGCTGGATCATCAGCTGAGAAGCCGAGTTGGCGGGGCAATGCGTTCAAAATGGGCGGAAGCAGCCGTCCAAAGCCTCAGCAAAGAGCAGATGGACGCGATGATGAACAATCGGCCGCGCGAGTTTGAATCAGAAAAGCAGGAATACAACTTCTATGCCAAGCAGATCGTTTTAAAGGAATTCGCGCCGATTCATCGAGCAATTCGTCATAACATGTGGATCAACATTAATGCGCAGTATCTGCTGTTTTTAAAGGCTCTGCCAAAGATGGTTGATCTGCAGAAGTTTGATTTGACCGAGCAGCAGTGGGCGGCATTTATCGAAAAAACCACGCAGAATCTGAAAGAGCGGCAGATCAGTGCTGCCGGCATCTCAATCTATCTCTATTTGTATGATCTGCTGACGGGGAAGCGCGGCGAACGTGATATTCGCTATGTCTTTGTTGATGAGGTTCAAGACTATGATGCGTTCCAGCTGGCCTATCTCAAGTTTAGTTTCCCTAATGCCCGCTTTACGCTGCTGGGCGACCTTAACCAGGCAATCTTTACGGGCGCTAACAGTCGGCAATTGCTGCGGCAGCTGGGTACGATGTTTGATCCCGAAAAAACGAAAGTAGTACAGCTGACCAAGTCATATCGCTCAACTAAACAGATTACTGATTTTACCAAGCATATTCTCAAAGATGGCGAAAAAATTGAGGCCTTTGATCGTCAAGGCAAGCTGCCAAGCATCTACCAGCTGGCGGACTTAAACGATGCCGTCGCACAGGTCATTGCGGTTCTAAAAGACTATCAAGAACAGCATGATGCAGTTGCCATTATCGGCAAGACCTTGGCTGACAGCGAGCAGATCTATCAGCTGCTGGCTGAGCAGGGCGTTAAGGCAACCTTGATCCGCACTGAAAATCAGCGGCTGGTTGATGGCGTGCTGGTCGTACCTTCATATTTGGCAAAAGGGCTTGAGTTTGACGCGGTGATCGTCTGGGATGCCAACGACCAGAAGTATCATGGCGACAGTGAGCGGCAGCTGCTCTACACGATCTGTTCGCGGGCGATGCATGATTTGACGATCGTCAGCGTGGGGCAGGCCAGTCAATTGTTTGCCGACGTGCCGAGTCAAGAGTATGAGCTGACGGATCGGTTATCATAG
- the hflX gene encoding GTPase HflX: MDTNIQSAEPVIIIGLNMDQEDYEYSMEELAALAEANQMEVIDRLDQALDRPNPATYFGSGKVEELRHLAEAEEVATVIANDELTPSQLQNLADQTGVRILDRTALILEIFAKRAQSREAKIQVEIAQLQYQLPRLQTAANQRLDQQTGGGSGFTNRGAGETKLEMNRRTINHKISHLRAELKEIAKSEDVKRAKREKSDTPTAALVGYTNAGKSTIMNQLVSRFGVSEEKQVFEKNMLFATLDTSVRQLTLPDQKRFLLSDTVGFVSKLPTHLIEAFKSTLAEAASADLLIQVIDYSDPNYEAMMRTTEKTLKQIGIENIPMLYVFNKADQTEFEYPVMEGDNRIIISAKDDESIQLLVQALRRHLFKDYVQTELLIPFADGRTVSYINENCNILETEYLNNGTRLKVEMSPQDFARFERYVIKN; encoded by the coding sequence ATGGACACTAATATACAAAGTGCTGAACCAGTAATTATCATTGGCCTTAACATGGACCAGGAAGATTATGAATATTCCATGGAAGAATTGGCAGCCCTGGCCGAAGCCAACCAAATGGAAGTCATTGATCGTTTGGACCAAGCCTTGGATCGGCCTAACCCAGCGACCTACTTTGGCTCCGGCAAGGTGGAAGAGCTGCGTCACCTGGCCGAAGCAGAAGAAGTCGCCACGGTAATCGCCAATGACGAGCTGACGCCAAGTCAACTGCAGAACCTGGCTGATCAAACCGGTGTCCGTATTTTGGACCGAACTGCCTTGATTCTGGAAATCTTTGCCAAGCGCGCGCAAAGCCGTGAAGCCAAGATTCAAGTCGAGATTGCCCAGCTTCAGTACCAATTGCCGCGCCTGCAGACGGCTGCCAATCAGCGGCTTGACCAGCAGACCGGTGGCGGATCCGGCTTTACCAACCGTGGTGCCGGTGAAACCAAGCTGGAAATGAATCGGCGGACCATCAACCATAAAATCAGTCATTTGCGGGCTGAACTCAAAGAAATCGCCAAATCTGAGGACGTTAAACGGGCCAAGCGCGAAAAAAGCGACACGCCAACGGCTGCCTTGGTTGGCTATACCAATGCCGGCAAATCGACCATTATGAATCAGCTGGTCAGTCGTTTCGGGGTTTCGGAAGAAAAGCAGGTTTTTGAAAAGAACATGCTTTTCGCGACTCTGGATACCAGCGTGCGTCAATTAACGCTGCCCGATCAAAAACGCTTTTTACTCAGTGATACGGTTGGTTTTGTCAGCAAACTGCCTACTCATCTGATCGAAGCCTTTAAATCAACCTTGGCGGAAGCTGCCAGTGCTGATCTGCTCATCCAGGTAATCGACTATTCCGACCCTAATTATGAAGCCATGATGCGCACGACCGAAAAGACGCTTAAACAGATTGGCATTGAAAACATCCCAATGCTGTACGTCTTTAATAAAGCTGACCAGACCGAGTTTGAATATCCGGTAATGGAGGGCGATAACCGGATCATCATCTCGGCTAAGGATGATGAATCCATTCAGCTCTTAGTCCAGGCTTTGCGCCGCCATCTCTTTAAAGACTACGTTCAGACGGAGCTGCTGATTCCATTTGCCGATGGACGAACGGTTTCCTACATCAATGAAAACTGCAATATTTTAGAGACTGAATATCTCAACAACGGCACACGGCTCAAAGTCGAGATGTCACCGCAAGATTTTGCCCGCTTTGAACGCTACGTCATTAAAAATTAA
- a CDS encoding aldose epimerase family protein codes for MEIKESSFGTFEGQEVKKYTLINDQDMQVSVLNYAGLLQEISVPGKDGKRVNLVLSAADIEHFTDNGMCNNRVIGRVAGRLAKGEFAIDGQEYHVDTNENGNTLHGGPNGLGNQFFEAETVTTPNTVKVVLTKTMTPEIDSFPGNEKFTVTYSLSNDNRVVIDLDGETDANTLFNPTVHTYFNLGDSDVATVEDQVLQVNSKFHLDVDDEKIPTGKKLVNAGTPFDFQTPRRLGDALNEMKSTKEGGFDDIWQVEPSTNVNHEPVATLSDPASGRKMKLYSDRNGLVMYTANGMDKSLQFNRPSASWCALAMEAQTLSDTPHHPEFGDITLRPGKPAHHRIVYAIEF; via the coding sequence ATGGAAATTAAAGAAAGCAGTTTCGGTACTTTTGAAGGACAAGAAGTCAAAAAATACACGCTTATCAATGATCAAGACATGCAGGTCAGCGTTTTAAACTATGCCGGTCTGCTACAGGAAATCTCCGTTCCAGGCAAGGACGGCAAGCGCGTCAACCTGGTTTTGAGCGCAGCCGACATTGAGCACTTTACTGACAACGGCATGTGCAACAACCGAGTAATTGGTCGCGTTGCCGGTCGCCTGGCCAAGGGCGAGTTTGCGATTGACGGTCAGGAATATCACGTCGACACTAATGAAAACGGCAATACGCTTCATGGCGGCCCAAATGGTTTGGGCAACCAGTTCTTTGAAGCCGAAACCGTTACGACGCCAAACACCGTTAAAGTCGTCTTAACCAAGACCATGACGCCTGAAATCGACTCTTTCCCAGGCAACGAGAAGTTTACGGTTACCTATTCACTGAGCAATGACAACCGCGTCGTAATCGATCTGGATGGCGAAACGGATGCCAACACATTGTTCAACCCAACCGTTCACACCTACTTCAACCTTGGTGATTCTGACGTAGCAACCGTTGAAGATCAGGTACTACAGGTTAACTCCAAGTTCCACTTAGACGTTGATGATGAAAAGATCCCAACTGGCAAAAAGCTCGTAAATGCCGGCACGCCATTTGATTTCCAGACTCCTCGTCGTTTGGGCGATGCACTTAACGAAATGAAGAGCACTAAAGAAGGCGGCTTTGATGACATCTGGCAGGTTGAGCCAAGCACGAACGTCAACCACGAACCAGTTGCCACGCTGTCTGACCCTGCCAGCGGCCGTAAGATGAAGCTGTACTCAGATCGCAACGGCCTGGTAATGTACACTGCCAATGGAATGGACAAGTCGCTCCAATTCAACCGGCCAAGTGCCTCATGGTGTGCACTGGCAATGGAAGCCCAAACGCTTTCTGACACGCCTCACCATCCTGAATTCGGCGATATTACCCTGCGTCCTGGCAAGCCAGCTCACCACCGCATCGTTTACGCAATTGAATTCTAA
- a CDS encoding guanylate kinase — protein MDQQHKVFVITGAAGTGKTTVADYLRKKYDMAKVITHTTRLPRANEKDGVDYYFETRSSMQKRHLLEQVEYDHHLYGSSIEGLKNGWRHHQFDVIVLDTKGALTYRAKLGDQAVVIFLTVSHPQQLFERLHIRGDHPAAIESRINSCEYQRDLSLPQELKGQAIELVNDDWSMTKQKLDQLLSRYI, from the coding sequence ATGGATCAGCAGCATAAGGTTTTTGTAATTACTGGCGCGGCGGGAACCGGTAAAACGACGGTGGCCGACTATCTAAGGAAAAAATACGACATGGCCAAGGTAATTACGCATACGACACGCTTGCCGCGGGCCAATGAAAAAGATGGCGTCGACTATTATTTTGAAACGCGCTCCTCAATGCAAAAGCGGCATTTGTTAGAACAGGTTGAATATGATCATCATCTGTATGGCTCTTCAATTGAGGGTCTGAAAAACGGCTGGCGGCATCATCAATTTGACGTGATCGTTTTGGATACCAAAGGAGCGCTGACGTACCGAGCTAAGCTGGGCGATCAAGCCGTCGTAATTTTTTTGACGGTCAGTCATCCGCAGCAGCTTTTTGAGCGTCTGCATATTAGAGGCGATCATCCAGCCGCAATTGAGTCGCGGATCAACAGCTGCGAATATCAGCGTGATCTGTCGCTGCCACAAGAATTAAAAGGTCAGGCAATTGAGCTTGTTAACGATGACTGGTCAATGACAAAGCAAAAACTGGATCAGTTGCTTAGCCGATACATTTGA
- a CDS encoding NUDIX domain-containing protein, whose amino-acid sequence MAIEKTAGAVVYRNNNQEIEYLLLQSTNEGNFWGFPKGHVEGDESLLETAQREIKEETSLVLPIDTSFSVYTEYDLPNGNRKQMTLYTAELPKDEDLHLQAEEIKNAGWFNYQDARQRLTYDNLKELLDQVNAHLTQA is encoded by the coding sequence ATGGCGATTGAAAAGACTGCAGGTGCCGTAGTTTATCGAAATAACAATCAAGAAATTGAATACCTGCTGCTGCAAAGCACAAACGAAGGTAACTTTTGGGGCTTTCCCAAAGGTCACGTTGAGGGCGATGAATCCCTTTTAGAAACGGCGCAGCGTGAAATTAAAGAAGAAACCAGTCTGGTCCTGCCAATTGATACCAGCTTTTCTGTCTATACTGAATATGATCTGCCCAATGGCAACCGGAAGCAGATGACGCTTTACACGGCTGAACTGCCTAAGGATGAGGATCTGCATCTGCAGGCTGAAGAAATCAAGAATGCTGGCTGGTTCAACTATCAAGATGCTCGCCAACGCTTAACCTATGACAACCTGAAAGAATTGCTGGATCAGGTTAATGCTCATTTAACGCAGGCATGA
- a CDS encoding TetR/AcrR family transcriptional regulator: MKMNRTVRDFQNALESLLKTHQFGHLTIDQICNEALLHRSSFYRYFHDKYDLLEQTISTRLNILIDQSDRNEDEFVEILIKYVSDNRDIFRNLTDSSSQSSLYGEIMKIVSEILLRQRHVTENQDTISMALRNSKNPEMLAYILSGSILGAFYWWRQNNYEVPQQDVIDFVKQSIHNLSDQLERDGLN, encoded by the coding sequence ATGAAAATGAATCGAACAGTTCGAGATTTCCAAAATGCTCTGGAAAGCTTATTAAAGACCCACCAGTTTGGACATTTGACAATCGATCAAATCTGTAATGAGGCACTGTTGCACCGCAGCAGCTTTTATCGTTATTTTCATGATAAGTATGATCTGCTGGAACAGACGATCAGTACCCGCTTGAATATCTTGATTGATCAGTCAGATCGCAACGAGGATGAATTTGTTGAGATCTTGATTAAGTATGTCAGCGACAATCGTGACATCTTCCGCAATCTGACCGACAGCAGCTCACAAAGCTCTTTATACGGCGAGATTATGAAGATCGTCAGTGAGATTCTGCTACGGCAGCGTCACGTTACTGAAAATCAAGATACGATCAGTATGGCTTTGCGAAATTCCAAGAATCCAGAAATGCTGGCCTACATTTTGAGCGGTTCGATTCTGGGGGCCTTTTACTGGTGGCGGCAAAACAACTATGAGGTTCCGCAGCAAGATGTTATTGATTTTGTTAAGCAGTCAATTCACAATCTTTCGGATCAATTGGAACGCGATGGTTTAAACTAA
- a CDS encoding DUF6681 family protein, with protein MLSFLDMINHWLGYFNINAKLKNRIYIIIAFLGDLYLIYVTTRLLINHAWVRGLLYCLAVILITYCLYINAVYYYLDRNSRFDFLSPWLSKITGVVPTADDAKPKRNARVINNAPNGYFTHQDIIPAQVEVDEHEQHNLQRIVQELLDDGIFTADYDGLSDSQIVAETATGEPVYALDSQQTPPYFELYHDKHLRRIEIYMGLNQMEKLAVGHIAKVGLTDIHTAHEQYELYLANLFVTGGPHKIAGRNGSTILMDGQYGLVANVAYRDREKR; from the coding sequence GTGCTTAGTTTTCTAGACATGATCAATCATTGGCTGGGATATTTTAATATCAATGCCAAGCTGAAAAATCGAATCTACATTATCATTGCCTTTTTGGGTGATCTGTACCTGATCTACGTTACCACGCGCCTTTTGATCAACCATGCATGGGTGCGGGGGCTGCTATACTGCCTCGCCGTGATTCTGATCACCTATTGTCTGTATATCAACGCGGTCTACTACTATCTGGACCGCAACTCACGGTTTGACTTTTTGTCGCCTTGGCTTTCAAAGATTACTGGGGTCGTTCCCACTGCTGATGATGCCAAGCCAAAGCGCAATGCTCGCGTCATCAACAATGCGCCAAATGGCTACTTTACTCATCAAGATATCATTCCAGCTCAAGTGGAGGTCGATGAGCACGAGCAGCATAATCTGCAGCGCATCGTTCAAGAATTGTTGGATGACGGGATCTTTACCGCGGATTATGATGGTTTAAGCGACAGTCAGATCGTAGCTGAAACTGCAACGGGCGAGCCGGTCTATGCGCTTGACTCGCAACAGACGCCGCCTTATTTTGAGCTTTACCATGACAAGCATCTGCGACGAATTGAGATATACATGGGCTTGAATCAAATGGAAAAACTGGCAGTCGGTCACATTGCCAAGGTCGGCTTGACGGACATTCATACTGCCCACGAGCAATACGAGCTCTATTTAGCCAATCTGTTTGTGACGGGTGGACCGCATAAGATTGCCGGTCGCAATGGCTCAACGATCTTAATGGATGGTCAGTATGGCTTGGTTGCCAACGTTGCCTATCGCGATCGAGAAAAACGCTAA
- a CDS encoding histidine phosphatase family protein: MAVNVYFVRHGQTYLNLFHKYQGWSDAPLTEKGIEDGKRVGKALAKIDFDYLFCSDMRRTVKTAELLAASHPTEIVHPEPDPAFREVFFGFFEGEDTATASMNIGLCRSYDELVSKYSVEKARDITKAADPFHLAENDAEFWQRMDKGLDRLRNLPDGSTAVVVSHGAAIRSIVSRYAKDKTLANDAPVNGSITKLSLTPDQTEIVFYNQLSLPE, encoded by the coding sequence TTGGCAGTAAATGTTTATTTCGTTCGACACGGTCAGACCTACTTGAACCTGTTCCACAAATATCAAGGCTGGTCAGATGCACCACTGACCGAAAAAGGTATTGAAGACGGCAAGCGCGTGGGTAAGGCTTTAGCCAAGATTGACTTTGACTATCTTTTCTGCAGCGATATGCGGCGGACCGTTAAAACCGCAGAACTGCTGGCGGCCAGTCATCCTACCGAAATCGTTCATCCAGAGCCAGATCCAGCCTTTCGGGAAGTCTTTTTCGGCTTTTTTGAAGGCGAGGACACGGCTACGGCTTCCATGAACATTGGTCTTTGCCGTTCCTATGACGAGCTGGTCAGCAAGTATTCTGTTGAAAAGGCGCGCGATATTACCAAAGCTGCCGACCCATTCCATCTGGCTGAAAATGATGCCGAATTCTGGCAGCGCATGGACAAAGGTTTGGACCGGCTGCGCAATCTTCCTGATGGCAGTACCGCAGTCGTTGTTTCTCATGGTGCAGCCATTCGCTCAATCGTCAGCCGCTATGCCAAAGACAAGACCCTGGCCAACGATGCACCCGTCAATGGCAGTATCACAAAACTTTCCTTGACCCCAGATCAAACCGAGATCGTCTTTTACAACCAACTGAGCTTGCCTGAATAA